In a single window of the Larimichthys crocea isolate SSNF chromosome XVII, L_crocea_2.0, whole genome shotgun sequence genome:
- the sass6 gene encoding spindle assembly abnormal protein 6 homolog, with product MEELFSKVLQVNVRCRDCEERKANVRVTIELQMTTSPVHKRDLLVKLTDDQDPYFLFNLSISEEDFQSLKVQQGLLIDFASFPQKFIDLLNLCYSEQESHSPRFLLHLSCQSPVLEGPANFSVVETNAFKHLNHLSLRLAQGSDKEVKDYLAVCLSSLKVEKQALEMKLKKTEDDLSRQLSYAQQTLSEKTKELDKLRSEWTSQSSCLSSRHSQELQSEREKAVELQSRLQQQTEQVRQELESVHKKSSQQLQSRLTELETSCKELTERKYKNESVIRDLKIKLVGSEEECQRSKQQVLSLRRENSTLDTEVHEKERSVSQLQMRVAVLEQELKDKEQLMRRTKEVLEATQQQKETVEENAESKELQIRKLEATVKSLSEELIKANGIIKKLQGEVRGLVGKIKVKNTVTVSQEKVLQETSDKLQQVEKDLQSTQQQLSTKEEQVSKLKEQLETTVQKLNESREVLKTNENVISWLNKQLNEKQMSRKPPESLENPSVLSSTGLRAHFYPQTVKPVGSPLVAAEVTPAEQRAPQPANKHTGDSAGLDSKYFERRDDAIPVYGLSSNPLYRDFTQRAKPSIASAYFSA from the exons ATGGAGGAACTCTTCAGCAAAGTGTTGCAGGTGAACGTGAGGTGCAGGGACTGCGAGGAGAG GAAAGCAAATGTCCGTGTTACCATTGAGCTTCAGATGACAACAAGTCCCGTACACAAAAGG GATCTTCTAGTAAAACTAACAGATGATCAAGATCCTTATTTTCTCTTCAACCTTTCTATATCAGAAGAAGATTTCCAGAG TTTGAAAGTCCAGCAGGGGCTACTGATAGACTTTGCGTCATTTCCTCAGAAATTTATCGACCTGCTGAATCTATGTTATTCTGAACAAGAGTCACACAGTCCAAG GTTTCTTCTGCACTTGTCATGTCAGTCTCCAGTGCTTGAAGGCCCTGCCAACTTCAGTGTCGTAGAGACAAACGCATTCAAACACCTAAACCACTTGTCGTTACGGCTTGCTCAAGGCTCTGACAAAGAAGTTAAAGACTATCTGGCAGTGTGTCTCTCCTCTCTAAAG GTAGAAAAACAGGCCCTCGAGATGAAGCTTAAGAAGACTGAAGACGATCTGTCCAGGCAGCTGAGTTATGCTCAACAG ACTCTATCTGAGAAGACTAAAGAGTTGGACAAACTGCGCTCGGAGTGGACTAGTCAGAGCAGCTGTCTGTCCAGCCGTCATTCTCAGGAGTTACagtcagaaagagaaaaggccGTAGAG ttacAGAGCaggcttcagcagcagactgaacaGGTCCGCCAGGAGCTGGAGAGTGTTCACAAGAAGAGCAGCCAGCAGCTTCAGAGCAGACTGACGGAGCTGGAGACCTCCTGCAAAgagctgacagagagaaaatacaaGAACGAGTCTGTCATCAGAGACCTGAAGATTAAACTAGTGGGTTCAGAGGAG GAGTGCCAGCGTTCCAAGCAGCAGGTTCTGTCTCTCAGGAGGGAGAACAGTACTCTGGACACAGAGGTCCATGAGAAGGAGCGCTCGGTGAGCCAGCTGCAGATGAGAGTGGCTGTTTTGGAACAGGAGCTCAAAGATAAGGAGCAGCTCATGCGCCGCACAAAAGAGGTGCTGGAAGCCACTCAGCAGCAGAAG gaaaCGGTGGAAGAAAATGCTGAAAGTAAAGAACTGCAGATTAGAAAACTTGAAGCAACGGTGAAATCACTCTCTGAGGAGCTGATAAAG GCTAATGGTATCATTAAGAAGCTTCAGGGAGAGGTTCGAGGCCTGGttggtaaaataaaagtaaaaaacacagtgactgtgTCACAGGAGAAGGTCCTCCAGGAAACTTCAGACAAACTTCAACAAGTTGAAAAAGATCTACAGAGcactcagcagcagctcagcacCAAGGAGGAGCAG GTTTCCAAACTGAAAGAGCAGTTGGAGACGACGGTACAGAAGCTAAATGAAAGCAGAGAGGTCTTAAAAACCAATGAGAATG TTATAAGTTGGCTTAACAAGCAGCTAAATGAAAAGCAGATGTCCAGGAAGCCACCTGAATCTTTGGAGAATCCTTCAGTTTTATCCTCAACAGGACTGAGG GCACACTTTTACCCTCAGACAGTCAAACCTGTTGGATCTCCTCTGGTGGCTGCTGAAGTCACTCCTGCTGAACAGCGAGCCCCGCAGCCAGCCAACAAACACAC TGGAGACTCCGCAGGTCTAGATTCCAAATACTTTGAGAGGAGAGATGATGCAATCCCAGTTTATGGTCTGTCGTCAAATCCGCTTTATAGAG ATTTCACTCAGCGAGCAAAGCCCTCCATAGCTTCTGCTTATTTCTCTGCGTGA
- the ahsg1 gene encoding alpha-2-HS-glycoprotein 1, translated as MKVLPILVLLSSVAQLCSATPVEPLTCSEDNAATAAHFAMHHINMHHHHGYKFRLSEIQGNKTEKVDDGCNIELQLDLLETKCHTVNPKPFEDCELWSESDRAVIANCTVMISVKNSDAKVTKYNCDTRQVLTNSEMASICPDCPVLVALNNTNGLRAVDSIVKTFNKNTSNQHYYILHEVGRILTGYIPGLGMKYRPEAVLVETRCPMGSRIAIEACKPLCPDRAHHALCSASSNSMGVLGDMDCEFYPPKNTTALGPDEKEPVCKPHPHHGGHFDPPGPPGHAHRKGPPPHAHGQSDNGGKGGKHKHDHDHDHDHLLRGHPDPPGLPGHANRRGPPPHAHGHGHSHDHGQGHGHGSPPRPHGPHGPHGPPCHGVLTNVDPALHPICPWPHPEPPANPRES; from the exons ATGAAGGTGTTACCCATCCTGGTGTTGCTGTCTTCGGTGGCGCAGCTTTGCAGTGCTACTCCAGTGGAGCCGTTAACATGCAGCGAGGACAATGCTGCTACAGCAGCACATTTTGCAATGCATCACATCAACATGCACCATCATCATGGCTACAAGTTCAGACTCAGTGAGATCCAAGGCAACAAAACCGAAAAG GTTGATGACGGCTGTAACATTGAACTGCAGTTGGACCTTCTGGAGACAAAATGCCATACTGTCAACCCCAAACCCTTTGAAGACTGTGAGCTCTGGAGCGAGAGTGACCGG GCGGTGATAGCCAACTGCACTGTGATGATCAGTGTAAAAAATAGTGATGCCAAAGTCACCAAATACAATTGTGACACACGACAAG tacTTACTAACAGCGAGATGGCGAGTATCTGCCCAGACTGTCCTGTCCTGGTTGCACTCAATAACACTAACGGTCTTAGGGCTGTTGATAGCATTGTGAAAACTTTCAACAAGAACACCAGCAACCAGCACTACTACATCCTGCACGAAGTAGGACGGATACTTACTGGG TACATTCCCGGCTTAGGGATGAAGTATAGACCCGAGGCTGTCCTTGTGGAGACTCGATGCCCGATGGGATCCAGAATAGCTATAGAGGCATGCAAACCCCTCTGTCCTGACAGAGCT CATCATGCTCTCTGCAGTGCATCCTCTAACAGTATGGGCGTACTTGGGGATATGGATTGTGAATTCTATCCTCCAAAG aacaCTACTGCCCTTGGCCCTGATGAGAAGGAGCCTGTATGTAAGCCCCATCCTCATCATGGGGGACATTTTGATCCTCCTGGCCCTCCTGGGCATGCACACAGAAAAGGGCCTCCTCCCCATGCTCACGGTCAAAGTGACAATGGTGGTAAAGgaggtaaacataaacatgatcATGATCATGATCATGATCATCTTCTTAGGGGACATCCTGATCCTCCTGGCCTTCCTGGGCATGCAAACAGAAGAGGACCCCCTCCCCATGCTCACGGTCACGGTCACAGTCATGATCATGGTCAAGGACATGGTCATGGATCCCCTCCCCGTCCCCATGGTCCCCATGGTCCCCATGGTCCTCCCTGCCATGGAGTATTGACCAATGTTGACCCAGCTCTCCACCCCATTTGCCCCTGGCCTCATCCTGAACCTCCCGCTAACCCAAGAGAGAGCTAG
- the rpl36 gene encoding large ribosomal subunit protein eL36: protein MAIRYPMAVGLNKGHPVTKNVTAPKHSRRRGRLTKHSKFVRDMIREVCGFAPYERRAMELLKVSKDKRALKFIKKRIGTHIRAKRKREELSNVLAAMRKAAAKKD, encoded by the exons ATGGCTATTCGCTATCCCATGGCCGTTGGCCTTAACAAAGGCCACCCGGTCACCAAGAACGTAACCGCTCCTAAGCACAGCCGCCGACGCGGG CGTCTGACCAAACACAGCAAGTTTGTTCGGGACATGATCCGTGAAGTGTGCGGTTTTGCTCCATATGAGAGGAGAGccatggagctgctgaaggtgtCAAAGGACAAGAGAGCCCTCAAGTTTATCAAGAAGAGG ATTGGCACTCACATTCGCgccaagagaaagagagaggagctgagCAACGTACTGGCCGCCATGAGGAAGGCCGCTGCCAAGAAGGACTAA